In Stenotrophomonas bentonitica, the genomic stretch CGGCATCGCCGCCATCGCAGCCTTCTCGCCTTCCAGGATCGCGTTGTTGCGCTGGCTGAAATCGGCCGCGCCGATGTCCAGCACCTTGGGCCGGATGATGATATCGGCGCGTGCCAGTTCCTGTTCGCCCAGGCGCTGGCCCATGATCGAGATGGACTGGTTGACGATGCCCAGCATGCCGGTCGGCGCCTTGCCGCTGGCCTTGCTGGAAATGTCCACGGCGATCACGAAGTCCGCGCCCAGCTGGCGCGCGGCGTCCACCGGCACCGGGCTGACCACGCCACCATCCACGAACATGTTGCTGCCGATCTTCACCGGCTCGAACACGCCGGGAATGCTGCTGGAGGCGCGCACGGCCTGGCCGACGTTGCCGCGCACGAACACCGCGCGGTCGCCGGTGTCCAGGTTGGTGGCCACGGCGGCAAACGGCTTCTTCAGTTTCTCGGCCGGGCGGTTGTCGACCTGCGCGTTGACGTAGTCCTGCAGCTTCTGGCCCTGCACCAACCCACCGGAGAACAGGCGCACGTCGCGGATGCTGGCTTCGTCCAGCGCCACGGCCTTGGACTGCATCTGGAACGCATCCATGCCGCTGGCGTATAGGGCGCCGACCACGCTGCCGGCGCTGGTGCCGGAAACGACCACCGGCTCAAAGCCGTTGGCTTCCAGCATCTTGATCACACCGATGTGCGCGAAGCCCTTGGCCGCACCGCCGCCGAGCGCAATGCCGATCCTGACCGGCTTGGCCTGCGCGGCCGGCACCGCCACCGGGTTGACCGGGGCAGGGCGGGTGTTCTCACCGCCACAGCCGGCCAGCAGGCCGAGCAGGGCAACGGACAACGTCAGGCGGGTGCGGCGGAAGGCAGTCATGGGCGGCAGGTAAGTGAATAGGGACCGTAAAGGTCGCCAGCATACCGGTAGTGCCGGCCGCCGGCCGGCAACCTCGCGATGCCATTTAGCGGGGGGCGGGTGGATTGCGGCGTTGGGTGGGGGTGCTTGGGACACGCGTGGCGTGTCGCTACGCGGCAAAAAGGAGGAGGGGCCCGACACTGCGGACCCCTCCATTTGCCTTTCGGCCAACGCCTCCAGCATATGGCGACTTGGCTGCTCATTCGATGGTGGAGAACGCCAGGCGTGGTAGCGGATGACCCGAACTCTCCCTGAAGGCGTTCATCTATCAAGTCTTCCGGTTTTACATTTCAAGCCCCGGAACTTGGTAATCAATGATCCGCATTTGCGACGCTGTTGTTGTACTGCAACAATTGTCTGGTAGCGCCGGTCCACCACCCCTCCCAACACAGCCTAATCGCCATGTTCTCGAACCGCACTGCCCACGGCCGTACTCCGTCCGTGCACCCCCTCGTACTCGCTCTTGCCGCCCTGCTGCCATTGACGGCCGCAGCCCAGGATGCCCCCGCCACCAAGGACCCGGTCGCGCTCGATACCCTGCAGGTCACGGCGCAGCGCCGTGTGGAAAACGCCAAGGACGTGCCGGTTTCGATCTCCGCCATCCAGGGTGAGAAGCTCGACGTACTCGGTTCGGCCGGTGACGACATCCGCTTCCTGTCGGCGCGCGTGCCGAGCCTGAACATCGAATCGTCCTACGGTCGTGCCTTCCCGCGCTTCTACATCCGCGGCCTGGGCAATACCGATTTCGATCTGAATGCCTCGCAGCCGGTGTCGCTGGTGTATGACGACGTGGTGCAGGAGAGCCCGCTGCTGAAGGGCTTCCCGCTGTTCGACCTGGCCGGCGTGGAAGTGCTGCGCGGCCCCCAGGGCACCCTGTTCGGGCGCAATACCCCCGCCGGCGTGGTCAAGTTCGACTCGGCCCGTCCGTCGCAGGACGCCGATGGGTACGTGAAGGTCTCCTACGGCACCTATGACACCTGGAACACCCAGGCCGCGTACGGTGGCCCGCTGACCGACCGCTGGTCCGCACGCGTGTCGGCGCTGTACCAGCGCCGCGACAACTACGTCGACAACACCCGCCCGAACGCCCCGGCAGAGGGCTTTGAAGGCTATGACGAAGCCGCTGGTCGCGTGCAGTTCCTGTACGAAGGCGACGAGTTCGAAGCGCTGTTCAACCTGCACAAGCGCAAGCTCAACGGCACCGCGCGCCTGTTCCGCGCCAACATCATCCAGCCGGGCAGCAATGCGCTGGTGGAAAATTTCGACCGCGACAAGGTCTCCAACGACGGTGTGAACTTCTCCGAGCTGGAAACCTGGGGCGGCAGCGCACGCCTGCAGTGGAACCTGGGCAGCGTGACCCTGCACTCCATCACCGGCTATGAAACCGCCGAGTCGCTCAACCATGGCGATATCGACGGCGGCTACGGCGCCAGCTTCCTGGGTGCCGGCAACTACGGCCCGGGCTTCATTCCGTTCCCGTCCGAGTCGGCCGACGGTCTGCCGCACCACCGCCAGTGGACCCAGGAATTCCGCGTGGAATCCAACGAGTGGGGCCGCTTCGACTGGCAGGCCGGCGTGTTCTACTTCGATGAAGACGTCACCATCGACAGCTTCAACTACGACTCGCTGACCCCGGGCAACCCGCAGACCGGCCACGCCGTGCAGAGCCAGCGCAACAAGGCGTGGGCGGCGTTCGCCTCCGGCGACTTCGACGTCACCGACAAGTTCAAGCTGCGCGGCGGCGTACGCTACACGCAGGACAAGAAGGACTTCACCGCCAGCGTGCTGCAGGCCGTGCCGGGCGGTACGCCGGTGAGCGGTCCGTACCTGGCCAACACCGATGTCGACGATGTCAGCTGGGACCTGAGCGGTGTCTACCAGGTCACCGACAACGTCAACACCTACGCCCGCGTGGCCAAGGGTTTCCGCGCACCGTCCATCCAGGGCCGCCTGGCCTTCGGTGGCGTTTCGCAGGCCGATTCGGAGAAGGTGATTTCGTACGAAGTGGGCGTCAAGGCCGACCTGTTCGACCGTCGCGCACGCCTGGGCTTCAACATCTTCCGCTACAACGTCGATGGCCAGCAGCTGATCGCCGTGGGCGGCGCCAACAATACCGCCACCCTGCTCAACGCCGACAAGACCATCGGCCAGGGCGCGGAGCTGGACTTCGAGGCCTACCTGACCGACCACGTGCTGTTGACCCTGGGCAGCAGCTACAACGACACCGAGATCAAGGACCGCGACCTGGCGGTGGCGATCTGCGGCGGCGGCTGCACCATCACCGACCCGACCACGGTGATCAACGGCGGCACCTACGCGCTGGTCAACGGCAATCCGCTGCCGCAGGCGCCGAAGTGGATCCACAACATGACCCTGCGCGCCGGCTTCCCGCTCAGCGACGCCAGCGAACTGTACGTGTACACCGACTGGGCCTACCGCAGCCCGGTGAACTTCTTCCTGTACGAGTCGCCGGAATTCCGCAGCCGCTCGTCGCTGGAAGGCGGCCTGCGCCTGGGCTACAACTGGGAATACGGCCAGTACGACGTGGCGGTGTTCGGTCGCAACCTGACCAACCAGACCCGCGTGGTCGGCGCGATCGACTTCAACAACCTGACCGGCTTCCTCAACGAGCCGCGTACGTTTGGCGTGGAGTTCACCTCGAAGTTCTGATCGCGGTGTGATCGGATGAAACGAGAACGGCGCGGAGAGATCCGCGCCGTTCTTGTTTACGTCACAGCGCGCTGGCGGGCCTGATCTTCAGCACGCTCTCTTCGGCCGCGCAGTCGCGGCTGGAAACCACCCCAGCCTTTCGTGCCGCCGCGATCTCCTTGCGGGCGGCCAGCAGGTCGCTCTGGAACGCCGCGTTGTCATGCAGACGCGCCACCGCCGCCGCACCCATGAAGCGGCCCTCCAGGATGTCGCTCTGCCAGTGCACGTTGCACACCAGCCGGCTTTCGCCGTAGTTGCGGCCACGTGCCTGGATGGCGTCCGCACGCTCGGGCACGATTTCCGAGAGGATCAGGGCCCACGCCCAGCCGATCGAGGTGTGGCCGGAGGGGTAGGAGCCGTTCTTGCGCAGGCCGTCCTCATCTTCGGGCGTGCAGGTCGGTTCGCCGTTGACCATGAACGGCCGTTCCCGCTGGTAGTGGTGCTTGGCCGCGCGCGTGGCAGCGCTGGCGTCGATCCGGCTGCGCTCCAGCAGGCGGTACAGCGCCGGGGTCTTCTCCGCATCCACATCCAGCCCGATCGCGCAGCTGAACTGGTTGGCGCCTTCTGGGAAACCGAGCTCGGCGTCGCGGTGCGCCTGTTCCCAGCGCGGGCTGCCGCGCAGCGCGCGGGCCTCGCGGCTGACCTGTTCATCCAGCGCGAACCCGGCCGAACCCGCCAGCGGCGGCGCCGGCACCAGCGCCAGGCTGGCCGGCACGGCATCGGCGGCAAGGTAGCCCACCGCCTTGGTCACCACCGAGGCCTCCACCGGCGTGGCCGGGGCCGGTACCGAGGCGCAGCCCGCCAGAACCCCCAGCAGGGCGGTGGTCAGCAGGGGACGGAGGAGGGCGGTGGCAGAAGGCATGGGCGGGTCTCGACGTGCGTGAAGGCGGCATGATCGCAGCTTCGCGCCCGCCTGCCAGCCGCCGCAGGTCATGCCGCCAGACCCGGCACGGCGCGCTGCGCCGCAGCAGTGGGATTCGTTTCAAATGCGACGAACCCTGTACTGGGTCACGGACTGAGATCGCCAGCCGGCATAGCTTCTGCATCGGCGCCATCACCCGCCAGCCGGATCTGCATAGACAGCGTCGATGGCAAACGGGCGCCAACGCTCAGGGGGAAAACCAAAACGCGGTAGAGCGGGGCTCTGCCCCGCTACTCCCGCTGCCCAAACGGAGACGAAAGAATGCAAACCACTGCAGTGGGGAAGGGCATCGGCCTTGCCCTGGGACTCATGCTGGCGAGCACCAGCGCCCACGCCGCCGATGTGCTGGGCGTGGCGTTCGTGCACGGCACCGGCAAGCAGACCGATGCGCGCGCCGACTACTGGCAGCCGGGCATCATCGACACGGTGCGCCAGGGGCTGCCCAACAGCGCCAATTACACCGTGGTCAACTGCGACTTCGAGCAGTACATGTGGAAGCCCGAAGCCGCCGGCTGCCTGGCCGGCCAGCTCACCAGCTTCATCAACAGTCGGGGTATCACCAAGCTGGTGGTCATCACCCATTCCAACGGCGGAAACGTGGTGCGCTGGATCCTGTCCAACCCCACTTACGACAGCCGCTACCCGAAGCTGATCCAGACCATCAGCAAGGTCACCGCGCTGGCGCCGTCGTCGGCCGGTACGCCGCTGGCCGACGCGGTGCTCAACGGCAACGCCTTCGAGGCCTCGGTGGGCTGGTTGCTGGGCTATCAGAACGACGCGGTCCGCATGCAGCAGGTGGGTTGGATGGCCACCTACAACGCGCAGAACCTGTACGGCACCGCCGGCCGCCCGGCCTTGCCCAAGCCGTTCCGCGCGGTGGTCGGCTCCGACGTGGAGTCGGCGGTATGGGACAGCAACAGCTACTGCGGTGGCTATGCGCAGAACGTGGGGCTGGAGCTCACCCAGAACTGGCTCAACAGCTGCTCCGACGGCTTCCTGGAGTGCAGCAGCCAGAGGGCGGCGGGCAGCGTGCTGTTCACCGACAAGGCGCGCACCAACGGCGCGGAGCCGCTCAGCCACAACCAGAGCCGCCGCGAATGCTTCGGCCTGGGCGCGATCCTGCGCAACGACCTGACCCTTTGAGGAGCACGCCATGACTTCACGACTGAGCTTGTCCCTGGCCGTGGCCTCTGCGGTCTTCGCGCTGCCGGTGCAGGCCGCGCAGCCGATGCCCGATGCGACCACCGAGCGTGCCCCGGTGCAGTTCGCCTGGGCGCTGGAGCCGACCCAGGCGCTGACCGCGCCGGCGCCCTTCACCGCGCTGAGCCGCAGCTACTGGGACACGGTGGACGCCGCCAGCCTGCAACGCGGCCTGGAGCTGCCGCTGACCGCACCGGACGCGGTGATCCAGGTCAGCCCGGTGCAGGGCGCGCGCGCATTGGAGGTGGAGCAGTTGCAGGTGCGCGACCCCAACGGTGCGCAGGCGCTGGACACGGTGGTCGACACTCAACAGCTGCGTGCCGCCGGCATGGGCGTCAACGAGGGCAGCGCGATGGCGCGCACCGGCGCCAGCACGGCGGTGGGCAGCTACCGCCTGCAGGCGCCACAGGCCCAGGGCCGCTATGTGGTGCAGGTGCTGGAACCGAACAGCCCGATCGCATTGCAGCTGCAGGCCGACCGCCAGCAGGTGCTGGCCGGGGGCCGGGTAGCGCTTACCGCCCGCCTGCAGAACGATGGCGGCAGCGCGGCGTTGGCGGCAGGGCGCTCGGTGGCGCGGGTGCTGCCGGCGGCGGGCGAGGCCCTGCTGGTGGCGCCGGACGGCCGCAGCTGGCCGGTACCGCTGGTCGCAGGCAAGGACGGGCTGCGTGCACAGGTGACCATTCCCGAGGACATCGGCCAGGCGCAGGGCCTGTGGGAACTGCAGGCGTTCGTGACCGCGCAGGGCGTGCAGCGCGACGCCAAGGTGGCGTTCTCGGTGGCCCGGCCGACCGCGCGTTTCAGTGGGCAGGCCGCGGCGGATGCGGCGCAGCGCCAGGTACGGCTGCCGCTGCGGATCGGCGCGCCGGGGCGGTATGAGGCGCGCGGCACGCTGTATGCCACCGGGCCCGGGGGCACGCTGCGGCCAGTGGCGCAGGCGCACAGTGCGGCGTGGTTCGAGAGCGCCGGTGCGGGTGAGCTCACGCTGGCATTCGACAGCGTGGCCTTGCCCGGCGGCTATGCGGCGCCGTTCGAGCTGCGCGACCTGCAGTTGCTGGACCAGGGCCGGATGGCGCCGATCGAGACCAGGGCGGTGGCGGTCAGGTTCTGATGGATTGCCGGGGAGCCACGCAGGGCGTGGCTCTACCGGGATAACGAGCACGTGCGTGGGATAACCGGCACAGGCGGGGGTAGAGCCACGCCCTGCGTGGCTGCGCATCACCCCGCGAACGCGGTCAATCGCCCGTCATGCTCCACCACCTGGATCGGCCCACCGAATACCTCCGACAGCGGCCCGTCACGCAGCAGCTCCCCGCGCGTTCCATCGGCCGCAATCCGCCCACCGCGAAGCAGCACCACGCGTTCGATCTCCGGAATCACTTCTTCGATGTGATGGGTCACCAGCACCAACGTGATGCCCTGCGCGGCCAAGGTGCGCATGGTAGCGATCAGATGCTGGCGGGCCACCAGGTCCAGCCCGGTGGAGGGCTCGTCCAGCAACAGCGCCTGCGGGCGGTTGACCAGCGCCCGCGCGATCAGCACGCGGCGGGTCTCACCGGCCGACAGCTCGGCGTAGCCCCGCTGCAGCAGCGGCAGTGCGCCGGTCAGGGCCAGGGTTTCGCGCACCCGGGCGCGCATCTCGTCGGTGACCTCGCGGAACGCCGGCACCACGAAGCTGGCGAAGAAGCCCGACAGCACCGCTTCCTCCACGGTCAGCCCGGGCATGTCCGACAGGTTGCTGCTCAGGTCGCCGGTGACGATGCCCAGCTGCGAGCGCAGCCGGTCCACCTGCCAGCGGTTCTGGCCGAGCACGCGCACCGCCACGGTGCCGTCGGCATGCGCCAGCGGGTACAGCTCGCGGGTGATGAGCTTGATGAAAGAGGACTTGCCGCAGCCGTTGGGGCCCAGCAGCGCGGTGTGCTGGCCCTGCGCGATGCGCAGGCTGAGGTCGTGCAGGACCCGCACCTGGCCGCGGATGACGCAGGCCCGGTCCAGTTCGATCAGGGGAGCGGCGGCCGACGGAGGGGTAGCAGCAGTCATGAATGCGGGGGCAATGCTCACGAAGGGGGAAAACAACTGAATGACTACGCAAAAATGGCACCAGACGGATGAAGTTTGCAACGTCTGGCCCCATCATGGCGGGAACTGCCCTGTTTCCCTGCTGGCCGATCCGGCCCGGAGTCCTGCGATGCCCGACGTCCTCCTCAACTTCCTGACCGGCGGCGTCGTCGGCCTCGGCTGGTGGGGCATGGGGCTGGTGCTGCTGGTGTTCACCCAGCTCACCATCTTCGCCGTGACCCTGTACCTGCACCGCAGCCAGGCGCATCGCGGCGTGGACTTCCACCCGGCCATCGCGCACTTCTTCCGCTTCTGGACCTGGCTCACCACGTCCATGATCACCAAGGAGTGGGTGGCCATCCACCGCAAGCACCACGCCAAGGTGGAAACCGAAGAAGACCCGCACAGCCCGGTCACCAAGGGCATCGGCACGGTGTTCTGGCGTGGCGTGGAGCTGTACCGCGAAGCGCGTGGCATGCGCGCGGACATCGAGCAGTACGGCCGTGGCGCACCGGAAGACTGGATCGAGCGCCACCTGTACACCCCGCACGCCAACCTGGGCCCGGTCGCGCTGTTCGCGCTGAACCTGGTGCTGTTCGGCCTGCCCGGCGTCGCGCTGTGGGCGATCCAGATGGCCTGGATCCCGTTCTGGGCGGCCGGCGTGGTCAACGGCCTGGGCCACTGGTGGGGCTACCGCAACTTCGAGTCGGCCGACACCTCCACCAACCTCACGCCGTGGGCGTTCTGGATCGGTGGCGAAGAACTGCACAACAACCACCATGCCTTCCCCAGCTCGGCGCGCTTCTCGATGCGCCGCTGGGAGTTCGACATCGGCTGGGCCGCCATCCGTGGCCTGCAGGCCGTGCGTCTGGCCAAGGTGCTGCGCGTGGCGCCGAGCATGGACGTGCGCCCGAACATCGCCGTGCCCGATGCCGAAACCCTGAAGGCGCTGCTCTCGCACCGCTTCCAGGCGATGACCGACTACCAGCGCAACGTGTTCGTACCGGCCCTGCGCGAAGAAGCGGCCATGGCCGGTGCCAAGCTGCGCCAGCTGCTGCCGCGGCGCATGCGCCGTGGCCTGGTCAACGACGGCCGCTGGCTCAAGCCGGACTGCCGCGCCGAACTGAGCAGCTGGGTCGAACAGCGCCCGCGCATCCGCGTGCTGGTCGAACACCGCGCCCGCCTCTCGGCCCTGCTCGAAGCCCGTGGCAATGACGCCGCCGAACGCTTGAAGCTGCTGCAGGCCTGGTGCCACGAGGCCGAGGCCAGCGGCATCGCCGCGCTGCAGAACTACGCAGCGCGCCTGAAGGGCTACTCGTTGTCGGCGCACTGAGCGGTGCGCCGGCGTTTCTGCTGCGCAGCGCTTCTGTTGCTGGCCACCACCGCGCAGGCCCAGGTCACCGACACCGGGACCTACCTGCAACGCATGGACGCAGACGGCGACGGCAAGGTGAGCGTGGAGGAGTACGTACAGTGGATGCTGTACGCCTTCGACCGCATGGACCGAAACGGCGATGGCGTGCTCAGCGCCGACGAACTGCCCGGCGGCAAGGGCAAGCCGATCACCCGCGAGCAGCAGCGCCAGACCATTGTCGAGCGCTTCCACAAGCAGGACGCCAACGGCGACGGGTTCCTGAGCGCGAAGGAACTCTCCGCGCCGCCGCGTTGAACATGGGACCCCCGTCGTAATGCCCGAACTTCCCGAAGTAGAAACCACCCGCCGTGGCCTGGCGCCGCACCTGGAAGGCCGCCGCGTGCACGGCGTCATCCTGCGCCGGCCGGACCTGCGCTGGCCGATTCCCGACGAAATCGGCGCGCTGCTGCCCGGCCAGGCGATCGAAGGCGTGCGCCGGCGGGCCAAGTACCTGCTGCTGGATACCGCCATCGGCAGTGCGGTGCTGCACCTGGGTATGTCTGGCAGCCTGCGCGTACTACCGGGAGACACCCCGGTCCGCGCGCATGACCATGTCGACATCAGCCTCGACAACGGCCGCCTGCTGCGCTTCAACGACCCGCGCCGGTTCGGCAGCCTGCTGTGGCAGCCGGCCGGTGACACCCACCCGCTGCTGGCCGGACTGGGTCCGGAACCGCTGGACGACGCCTTCGACGGCGACTACCTGTTCCAGCGCAGCCGCGGCCGCAGCGCCTCGGTGAAGACCTTCCTGATGGACCAGGCGATCGTGGTCGGGGTCGGCAACATCTATGCCGCCGAAAGCCTGTTCATGGCTGGCATCAACCCGCTGCGTGAGGCCGGAAAGATCTCGCGTGAGCGCTACCAACGGCTGGCCACGGCGGTGAAGCAGATCCTGGGCCACGCCATCACTCGCGGCGGCACCACCCTGCGCGACTTCATCAGTCCAGACGGCGCGCCCGGCTATTTCGAGCAGGAACTGCTGGTGTACGGGCGTGAAGGCGAACCCTGCCGGCAGTGCGGCCGGCCCCTGCGCCACGCCACCATCGGCCAGCGTGCCAGCGTCTGGTGTGGGCACTGCCAACGCTGAGGCGTAGCGCGCGCGGCACCAACGGGCGTTATAGTCGGGCAAACGTCACCGGCGGGGTGTGCGATGGACGATAGCCCGGATATCACCGTATGGCTCGATTCGGCCCGCGCGGGCGACCGCGCCTCGCTGGATCGGGTGCTGACCCTGCTGTACCAGGAACTGCACAGCATGGCCCGGCGCCAACTGGCGGGGCAGCAGGGGCGCACGCTTGATGCGACCTCGCTGGTGCACGAGTCCTACCTGAAACTGCTCGGGGCACGCGGTGCGGCGCGCTTCGAGGACCGCGCGCATTTCTTCGCCTATGCGGCCTCGGCGATGCGCAGCGTGGTGGTGGATTACGCGCGCAACCGGCTGGCGCGCAAGCGCGGCGGCGACCTCAAGCGGGTGGCGGAAATTCCCGAGAACAGCAGCAGCGGCGTACGCCTGGACGAAGACCTGCTGGCGCTGGACGTGGCGCTGGCGCGGCTGCAGGCGGTGGACAACCACCTGGCCAAGGTGGTGGAGCTGCGCTACTTCGCCGGGCTGTCCGAACAGGAGATCGCCGACCTGTGCCAGCGCTCGGAGCGCAGCATCCGGCGCGACTGGCAGAAGGCACGGATGTTCCTGCTGGCCTCGGTCCGCGAGGACTGAGATGGACGCCGCGCGCTGGCGGCAGCTGTCTTCGCTGCTGGATCAGTTGCTGGAAATGCCCCACGACCAGCGCAGCGCGCGGCTGGCGCAGCTGCGTGCGGTCGACGCGACGCTGGCCGACGACCTGGAACGGCTGCTCGCACACGAGCAGGAAAGCCAGGACTTCATGGCCCAGCCGCTGTGGACGGCGGCGCCCGAAGACAGTCGCGCCGGTACCCACATCGGGCCGTACCAGCTGCTGCGCCAGCTCGGCGAAGGCGGCATGGGCGAGGTCTGGCTGGCCGAGCGCGCCGACGGCCTGTACCAGCGCCAGGTGGCGTTGAAGCTGCTGCGCAGCGGCTATGCGGACCCCGGGCTGCGCCAGCGCTTCAGCCGCGAACGCGAGATCCTGGCGCGCCTGCAGCACCCGCACCTGGCGCAGTTGCTGGACGCCGGCGTGGACCTGCAGGGCCAGCCGTATCTCGCGCTGGCCTACGTGGAAGGCGAGCCGATCACCGATTACTGCCAGCGCCTGCAGCTGCCGCTGGAGCGCCGCCTGCAGTTGATGCTGCAGGTGTGCGCGGTGGTCAGCCATGCGCATGCCAACCTGATCGTGCATCGCGACCTGAAACCTTCCAACATCCTGGTCACCGCCGAAGGCGAGGTGAAGCTGCTGGACTTCGGCATCGCCAAGCTGCTGGCCGGCGACGAACTGCCTGCCAACGCCGCGCATCCGCCGACCGAAGCGCGCGCGTTCACCCTGCACTACGCCGCGCCCGAGCAGGTGCGCGGCGAACCGGTGACCACGCTGACCGATGTGTACTCGCTGGGCGTGGTGCTGTTCGAGGTGATCACCGGCCGCAAGCCGTACCGCCTGCGCCGGCACAGCGATGCCGAGTGGGAGCGCTCGATCCTGGAGGTGGAAGCGCCGCGCGCCTCCAGCGTGCTGCTGCGTGGCGACGGCAGCGATGCCGGCGTCACGCCGGCCACGCGGCGGCTGGCCCGTCGATTGCGCGGCGACCTCGACACGGTGCTGCTCAAGGCCCTGCAGAAGGATCCCGCGCAGCGCTATGCCTCGGTGGAGGCGTTGGCCCAGGACCTGCAGCGCTTCCTTGAAGGCCGCCCGATCCAGGCGCGCCCGCAGCGCTCGCTGTACCGCCTGCGCAAGTACCTGGGCCGGCATCGCTGGGGCGTGGCGTTGGCGCTGGTGGCGGTGCTGGCGCTGGTCGCGCTGGCGGCACTGGCGCTGTGGCAGATGCAGCAGGCGCGGCGCGAGATCGCGCGCGCGCAGGCCATGCAGGACTTCACCATCGGCCTG encodes the following:
- a CDS encoding patatin-like phospholipase family protein is translated as MTAFRRTRLTLSVALLGLLAGCGGENTRPAPVNPVAVPAAQAKPVRIGIALGGGAAKGFAHIGVIKMLEANGFEPVVVSGTSAGSVVGALYASGMDAFQMQSKAVALDEASIRDVRLFSGGLVQGQKLQDYVNAQVDNRPAEKLKKPFAAVATNLDTGDRAVFVRGNVGQAVRASSSIPGVFEPVKIGSNMFVDGGVVSPVPVDAARQLGADFVIAVDISSKASGKAPTGMLGIVNQSISIMGQRLGEQELARADIIIRPKVLDIGAADFSQRNNAILEGEKAAMAAMPQIRNKIQQLQRARAAAIAPPPPAPKCEEPSRVGKLMGRKEKCA
- a CDS encoding TonB-dependent receptor, with amino-acid sequence MFSNRTAHGRTPSVHPLVLALAALLPLTAAAQDAPATKDPVALDTLQVTAQRRVENAKDVPVSISAIQGEKLDVLGSAGDDIRFLSARVPSLNIESSYGRAFPRFYIRGLGNTDFDLNASQPVSLVYDDVVQESPLLKGFPLFDLAGVEVLRGPQGTLFGRNTPAGVVKFDSARPSQDADGYVKVSYGTYDTWNTQAAYGGPLTDRWSARVSALYQRRDNYVDNTRPNAPAEGFEGYDEAAGRVQFLYEGDEFEALFNLHKRKLNGTARLFRANIIQPGSNALVENFDRDKVSNDGVNFSELETWGGSARLQWNLGSVTLHSITGYETAESLNHGDIDGGYGASFLGAGNYGPGFIPFPSESADGLPHHRQWTQEFRVESNEWGRFDWQAGVFYFDEDVTIDSFNYDSLTPGNPQTGHAVQSQRNKAWAAFASGDFDVTDKFKLRGGVRYTQDKKDFTASVLQAVPGGTPVSGPYLANTDVDDVSWDLSGVYQVTDNVNTYARVAKGFRAPSIQGRLAFGGVSQADSEKVISYEVGVKADLFDRRARLGFNIFRYNVDGQQLIAVGGANNTATLLNADKTIGQGAELDFEAYLTDHVLLTLGSSYNDTEIKDRDLAVAICGGGCTITDPTTVINGGTYALVNGNPLPQAPKWIHNMTLRAGFPLSDASELYVYTDWAYRSPVNFFLYESPEFRSRSSLEGGLRLGYNWEYGQYDVAVFGRNLTNQTRVVGAIDFNNLTGFLNEPRTFGVEFTSKF
- a CDS encoding acid phosphatase, giving the protein MPSATALLRPLLTTALLGVLAGCASVPAPATPVEASVVTKAVGYLAADAVPASLALVPAPPLAGSAGFALDEQVSREARALRGSPRWEQAHRDAELGFPEGANQFSCAIGLDVDAEKTPALYRLLERSRIDASAATRAAKHHYQRERPFMVNGEPTCTPEDEDGLRKNGSYPSGHTSIGWAWALILSEIVPERADAIQARGRNYGESRLVCNVHWQSDILEGRFMGAAAVARLHDNAAFQSDLLAARKEIAAARKAGVVSSRDCAAEESVLKIRPASAL
- a CDS encoding DUF4785 domain-containing protein; protein product: MTSRLSLSLAVASAVFALPVQAAQPMPDATTERAPVQFAWALEPTQALTAPAPFTALSRSYWDTVDAASLQRGLELPLTAPDAVIQVSPVQGARALEVEQLQVRDPNGAQALDTVVDTQQLRAAGMGVNEGSAMARTGASTAVGSYRLQAPQAQGRYVVQVLEPNSPIALQLQADRQQVLAGGRVALTARLQNDGGSAALAAGRSVARVLPAAGEALLVAPDGRSWPVPLVAGKDGLRAQVTIPEDIGQAQGLWELQAFVTAQGVQRDAKVAFSVARPTARFSGQAAADAAQRQVRLPLRIGAPGRYEARGTLYATGPGGTLRPVAQAHSAAWFESAGAGELTLAFDSVALPGGYAAPFELRDLQLLDQGRMAPIETRAVAVRF
- a CDS encoding ABC transporter ATP-binding protein → MTAATPPSAAAPLIELDRACVIRGQVRVLHDLSLRIAQGQHTALLGPNGCGKSSFIKLITRELYPLAHADGTVAVRVLGQNRWQVDRLRSQLGIVTGDLSSNLSDMPGLTVEEAVLSGFFASFVVPAFREVTDEMRARVRETLALTGALPLLQRGYAELSAGETRRVLIARALVNRPQALLLDEPSTGLDLVARQHLIATMRTLAAQGITLVLVTHHIEEVIPEIERVVLLRGGRIAADGTRGELLRDGPLSEVFGGPIQVVEHDGRLTAFAG
- a CDS encoding DesA family fatty acid desaturase, with the protein product MPDVLLNFLTGGVVGLGWWGMGLVLLVFTQLTIFAVTLYLHRSQAHRGVDFHPAIAHFFRFWTWLTTSMITKEWVAIHRKHHAKVETEEDPHSPVTKGIGTVFWRGVELYREARGMRADIEQYGRGAPEDWIERHLYTPHANLGPVALFALNLVLFGLPGVALWAIQMAWIPFWAAGVVNGLGHWWGYRNFESADTSTNLTPWAFWIGGEELHNNHHAFPSSARFSMRRWEFDIGWAAIRGLQAVRLAKVLRVAPSMDVRPNIAVPDAETLKALLSHRFQAMTDYQRNVFVPALREEAAMAGAKLRQLLPRRMRRGLVNDGRWLKPDCRAELSSWVEQRPRIRVLVEHRARLSALLEARGNDAAERLKLLQAWCHEAEASGIAALQNYAARLKGYSLSAH
- a CDS encoding EF-hand domain-containing protein — protein: MLLATTAQAQVTDTGTYLQRMDADGDGKVSVEEYVQWMLYAFDRMDRNGDGVLSADELPGGKGKPITREQQRQTIVERFHKQDANGDGFLSAKELSAPPR
- the mutM gene encoding bifunctional DNA-formamidopyrimidine glycosylase/DNA-(apurinic or apyrimidinic site) lyase, which produces MPELPEVETTRRGLAPHLEGRRVHGVILRRPDLRWPIPDEIGALLPGQAIEGVRRRAKYLLLDTAIGSAVLHLGMSGSLRVLPGDTPVRAHDHVDISLDNGRLLRFNDPRRFGSLLWQPAGDTHPLLAGLGPEPLDDAFDGDYLFQRSRGRSASVKTFLMDQAIVVGVGNIYAAESLFMAGINPLREAGKISRERYQRLATAVKQILGHAITRGGTTLRDFISPDGAPGYFEQELLVYGREGEPCRQCGRPLRHATIGQRASVWCGHCQR
- a CDS encoding ECF-type sigma factor, which gives rise to MDDSPDITVWLDSARAGDRASLDRVLTLLYQELHSMARRQLAGQQGRTLDATSLVHESYLKLLGARGAARFEDRAHFFAYAASAMRSVVVDYARNRLARKRGGDLKRVAEIPENSSSGVRLDEDLLALDVALARLQAVDNHLAKVVELRYFAGLSEQEIADLCQRSERSIRRDWQKARMFLLASVRED